CAGCCCCGTGCCGTTCGCGAAGAACGCGTCCGTGACCCGGATCGCCTGTTCCAGCGGCAACGGCAGGACGGGGGCGAGGAGATGGCCGTACAGGTCCGTCCCGGAGGTGGTCGCCGGTGTGGCGAAGGCCTGCCGGTCCTGTTCGGCGCGGAACAGCGGGCCCGCCTCCAGCAGCCGCGACTGCAGCTGGGTGTGCCGCCGGATGCAGTCCTTGACGATGTCGACCAGCTCGGCGGCACGCCGCTTGTGCTCGGGCTCCTCGGTCTCGTCGCGGGCCTTGCGGATGTTCGTGAGGATCGCGTTCTCGTGGCGGTAGCGGTCGGCCACGTGGTCCAGGGCCTCGGCGATCATGTCGGGCACGGCGCCCAGCCAGTCGACCGCGCGGACGTTGCGCCGGGTGGCTTCCAGGGCGCGGCGCAGGGTCTCCGAGTACTGCACCGTGCGGTAGCGGGCCTGCTCGGCGGCGAGCTGGGCGTCGGCCAGCCGGCCGCGGCTGATCAGCACCTCCAGCTTGACCTCGGCGGCGATCTGGGCGCTGGTGACGTCGGTGTCGAGGGCGCCGACGAGGACGTTGACCGCCTCGTCCGTCGTGCGCAGATAGACCGTGCCGCCGGGGCCGGGGACCTCTTCGATCAGCTTGAAGTCGTAGTCCCTGCGGACGTACGTGCCGTCCGAGGCGAAGGTGCCGTAGACGGCGCGGAAACCGCGGTCGACACTGCCGACGTTGATCAGGTTCTCCAGGACCCAGCGGGCCACGCGCTCGTGCTCGGCGGTGGGCCGGTGCGCGGCCTGGGCGGCGATGCGCGGGACGAGCCGGGCCACGATCTGCTCGTGGTCGGCGCCGGTGTCGAAGTCCATGTTGAGCGTGACCAGGTCGATGGCGGCGAGAGCCACCTCGGCCATGCCGTACACCGAGTACTCACCGGCCAGATTGGCCTTGCGCGCGTCGAGGTCGTGCAGCGGCGCGGTGCAGGCGAGCGCGCGCAGCCGCCGCGCCAGTCCCTCGTCGGCGGCCGGGCCCGGTGCCGGGCGCGGCCCCGCGCTGAGCTGGGGCGGAACGCTGTCCGTCGGTGCAGGCGAAGTCACGGTGCACAGACTAGGTCCTCGGTCTGACATCGACCCAAACGAGCGGCTCCGCGGTGTTTGGCCGACAGAGCCGACCGATGCGGCACCGGGCCCCTACGGGGCGACCCGTCGCCGGTACACCTCCACCACCCGCTCCAGCGAGTCCCTGAGGTACGTCTCCAGCAGCTGCTCGGCCTCGCGCTTGTCGCCGGCCTGCAGCGCCCGCAGGATCTCGCGGTTGCGGGCGAGGTAGGGCTCGTGCAGCCGGCGCGGGTCGTCGACGACGTGGAAGGCGAGCCGCAGTTCGGCGAAGACGCTGCGCATCAGTTCGTCGGTGCGTTCGCTGCCGGCGAGGGCGACCAGTTCCCGATGGAAGTGGATGTTGGCGGTGCCCAGCACCTTCCAGTCGTTCCCGGCGGCCGCCGACTCGCCCTCGGCCACGGCCGCGGCCACCCCCTCCAGCCCGTACGGCGGCTCGCCGAGCCCGCGGACGACGGCGCACTCGATCAGGGAGCGCATGCGGTAGATGTCCTCGACGTCCTCGACGGTCAGGACCCGCACGAACACACCGCGGTTGAGTTCGTGGACCAGCAGGCGTTCGTGCGTGAGCAGCCGGAACGCCTCACGCAGGGTGTTGCGGGACACCCCGAGCGCCCCGCCGATGCCGTCCTCCGACAGCCGGGTGCCGGGCGGGAAGTACCCGTCGGCGATACGGGTCCGGAGGATGTCCGACACCCGTTCCGCCGTGCTCGTGCGCCCCAGGAGCGCACGGTCGTCGGCCAGTGCCGTCAACTGCTCTGCCATGCCCGGAATTCAATCGCACGTACCGGGACGAGACAACATGCGTATTGAAGGATCGTTGAACGATACTCCGATCACTGACGGCCACAACGACCCCTCACCGCCGGCCACCACGGTCCTCGGGTGGCTGTCGACCACCGCCGGGCCCGCTCCCGCGCGGGCCCGGCCCGGTGAACTCCTCGGCGGAGCCTGGTCCCCGGCGCGGTCCAGGTCCGTCGGAAGGGCGCCCGGCGGTCTCGCGGTCAGACCTCCGGCCGCCGGACGCTACCCGGTGATCGCGGTGGTCGGTGCCGCCGGCGTTCCGACCCCCGCGCAGGCCGTGTCCGGCGCGGTGGCCTCGCGGGCCGTGTCCACCCTCGCGGCAGCGAGGACGGTGCCTCCCGTCGTGGCCGCTCGCGCGGGAGCCGGGATCACCGTCGGGTTCGTGCCCCCAGGGCGCCGCTGAGCCTCGGCGTCCTCTCTGGTGCCCTCCGTCAGAGCCGTCAGGGCCGCGGACACCGCCGCCGAGGCACTCACGTCGAGGCGGGCACTGGTGCCCCGGGCCCGGTGGCGCATTTCGTCGGCCGCCAGGCGGAACAGCTGCGGCAGCAGATCGTGGCAGCGCCGGACCACCCAGCCGGTGCCCGCCGTGGCCAGCCACAGCAGGCTCGCCGCCTTGGTCGGCGCGGGGAACTCCGGCTCGGGTGACGGCGGCTGCCCCGTCGCGCGGCCCGCCTCGGCGAGCAGGGCGTGGAAGCGGACGGCGAGCTGCCGGTGCCCGCGCTCGCCCGGGTGCAGCCGGTCCGCGCTCCACAGCGCCCGGTCGGTGATCCAGGTGCCGTCCGCGGCGTGCAGGTGGACGGCCCCGTAGCGCTCGGACAGCGCGTGAACGATCGTGTTGACGGCCCGTTGCCGGCGGGCCAGCGGGCGGGCCAGGGCGCCCGGCAGGCCCAGCATCGCGCCGGGATCGGGCAGACAGGCGGTGAGCACGGTGGCGCCCGCGCGCGTGAAGGTCGCGTAGACCTGGTCGAGGTGGGCGGCCACCGCCTGGATGTCGAAGGTGCGGCGCAGTGTGTCGTTGACGCCGATCACCACCGAGACCACGTCGGGACGGAGTTCGAGGGCGGCCGGCGTCTGCCGCTCCATGACGTCACGGGTCTGTGCGCCGCTGACCGCAAGGTTGGTGAACTGCACGCCGTCGGCCGTCTCGGCGAGGGAGGGCGCGAGCAGCGCGGCCCAGCCCCGCCAGCCGTCCCCGGCGGGGTCGCCCACGCCCTGGGTGAGCGAGTCCCCGAGGGCGACGAAGCGGACGGGTCTCATGCCCCGCCCTCCGGCACCGTGCGTCATGCCACGCCCTCCGTCACGGAGCGCCGGACGCCGGTGGGGCGGAGCACCTCGGCGTCGTGGGCCGCCAGGAACGATTCCACGGCCGTTCCCCAGCCGAAGCACTCGGCACGCGCGCGTGCCGCCTCGCGCCGTTCGGGTTCGCCGCGGTCGAGGAGCATTTCCACGGCGTCGGCGAACGCCTCGCCGCGGTCGGCGGCGGTGGCCCCGGCGGAGCCGATGACCTCGGGCAGCGCGGAGGACGCGCTCGCCACGACGGGCGTGCCGCACGCCATGGCCTCCAGGGCGGCGAGCCCGAAGGTCTCGGCGGGCCCGGGCGCGAGGGCGACGTCCGCGCTGGCCTGGAGGGCGCCGAGCGCGGCCCGGTCGGCGACGTGCCCGAGGAACGTCACCGGCAGCCCGAGCTCCCGCGCGCGCTGCTCGAGGCGGGCCTTGAGCGGTCCGTCCCCGGCCACCACGAGCACCGCCCGCCGCCCGCGGCGCAGCAGCGCCTCCAGGGCGTCGAGGGCCGTGCCGGGCCGCTTCTCCACGGACAGCCGCGAGCACATGACGAGCAGCGCCTCGCCACCGCGCGCGTGGAGGGTGCGCAGGCCCGGGTCGTGCAGCGTGGGGTGCCGTTCCATCAGGTCGACACCGAGGGGAGCGCGTACGACGTTGCGGGCGCCGATGCGCACGAACTCGCGCTCGGCGAACTCGGTCGTGCACACCACCCGCGAGTAGACGTGCGCGGTACGGGTGTTGAGGGCGTCGGCTGCCCGGCGGGAGAGGTTCTCGGACAGACCCCAGGTGCGCAGCACGCCGTCGGCGGTCTCGTGGGAGACCATCACGGCGGGCACGCGCGCGCGGCGGGCCCAGCGGCCGGTCCAGCGCAGGGTCGTACGGTCGGAGACCTCCAGGCGGTCCGGGGCCAGCTCCTCCAGGAGGGCGGCCACGCGCCGCTTGTCGGTGAGGACGCGGTAGCCGCCGGTGCCGGGCAGCAGCGGGCCGGGCAGGGTGATGACCCGGCCCTGCTCGGTGTCGCGGTCGGTGTGCCGTTCGCCGGGCACGATGAGCACCGCTTCATGGCCGGCGGCCTGGAAGCCCTTGCCGAGCTCGCGCAGGGCGGTGCGCAGACCGCCGGAGGCCGGGGCGACGAAGTTGGCGAGCCGGACGATGCGCAGGGACTGGCCGGTCATGCCGCCACCGCCGTCCTGCGGGCGGCGAGGACGTCGCCGTAGTGGGCGATCAGCTGATCGCCCACGGCGGCCCACGTGCGGCCCTCGACCATGGTGCGCGCGGCGGTGCCGAACGCGGCCCGCCGCGCCGGGTCGGCGGCCAGCTCGCGGACGGCCTCCGTGACGGCGGTGATGTCGCGCGGCGGGACGAGCAGTCCGGTACGGCCGTGGGCGACCAGGTCGAGCGGACCGCCGGCGGCGGGTGCGACGACCGGGACCCCGCTGGCCATGGCCTCCTGGACGGTCTGGCAGAACGTCTCGAAGGGACCGGTGTGCGCGAACACGTCCAGCGAGGCGAAGATCCGCGCGAGGTCGCCGCCGGTGCGGCGGCCGAGGAAGACGGCGCCGGGCAGGGCCTCGGTGAGGTGGGCGTGGCTGGGACCGTCGCCGACGATCACGACCTTGACGCCCGGCAGGCCGCAGGCTCCGGCGAGGAGTTCGACGTGCTTCTCGGGGGCGAGCCGGCCGACGTAACCGACGATGACCTCGCCGTCGGGGGCGAGTTCGCGGCGTAGGGCCTCGTCACGGAGATCTGGCCGGAAACGTACGGTGTCCACGCCGCGCGGCCACAGCCGGACCCGGGGCACTCCGTGCGCCTCCAGGTCGCCGAGGGCGGCGCTGGAGGGGGCCAGGGTGCGGTCGGCGGCGGAGTGCACGGAGCGGATCCGCCGCCAGGCGGCCGCCTCGCCCGCACCCATGTAGGTGCGCGCGTATCCGGCCAGGTCGGTCTGGTAGACGGCGACGGCGGGGATGCCGAGCTTGGCGGCGGCGGCCATGCCACGGACGCCGAGGACGAAGGGGCTGGCGAGATGGACCACGTCGGCGCGGTGCTCGACGAGCGCCGCGGCGAGGCGCCTGCTGGGAAGGGCGACGCGGACCTGGGGGTAGCCGGGGAGCGGGAGGGAGGGGATCCGGACGACCGGGCACGGGGCGTCCGTGTCCGGTCCGCTGCCCGGAGCGGGGGCGGGGGCGACGACGAGCGGATGGTGACCGCGATCTACGAGGTGCCGGGCGGTCTGGAGCGCGCAGTGGGCCACGCCGTTCACATCGGGGGGAAAGGATTCGGTCACGATGACGACACGCATACGGGTGTTGTCGCCGTGCAGGACGTGGCCGCGTCGACTTCGATCTTTCCGCTCGGGGAACGTCCCATGAGCGTTGGGCTGCGCACCCGAGCAGGTCAGACGACCGTCATGACCGCCTGGCCTGCGGGACACCCGGTGTTCACCCGGCGGGCGGTCGTCCGCCCGCCGGGTGCGTGCGCGAGGTCAGCCGAGAGCGGCGTCGGGTCCGAAGCGGCTGCGGACCGCCGTCTGCACCTCAGCCTCCTCGGCCGGGTCGGCGGCCAGGCGGCGCAGGCGCTCCACGACCCGGGTGTCGCCGGTCTCGGCGTGCCGGGCGGCGAGTTCGCGGGTGGTCTCCTCGCAGTCCCACAGGCATTCGACGGCGAAGCCGGTGGCGAAGGAGGGGTCGGTGGCGGCCAGGGCGCGGGCGGCGCGCCCGCGGAGATGGGAGGAGGCCGTCTCGCGGTAGATGTGGCGCAGGACGGGGGCGGCGCAGGCGATGCCGAGGCGGCCGGTGCCGTCGACGAGGGTCCACAGCGTGGGCGCGTCGGGTCCTTCGCCGCGTACGGCCTCGCGGAGGGCGCCGAGGACGAGGTCGCGGTCCTGGACGCCGCCGCGGCAGGCGAGCATGCGTCCGGCGGCGGCCCCGAGCACATCAGGGCGCTGCGCCCAGCGGCGCGCACGGTCGACGGCGGCGATACTGCGCATCCGTTCGAAGGCGTCGACGGCGGCCTCCACGACGACGATCGTGCCGTCGATGACGGCGGCCTCGATCAGGTCGAGCGCCTCGGGGTCGTTGCTGTCGGCGAGGTAGCGCAGCGCGGTGCAGCGGGCGCCGTCGATGCCGGTCCGGGCGGCCTGGACGATCTCCGGCCGGTCCTCGGGGCCGGCCACGGCGACCAGGCAGCGGGCGGCCGGCACATGGAGGGCGGCGCCGCGCTCGATGCCCTGCTGGGCCCATTCGAAGACGGCGCGCACGCTCCATCCGGGGCGTGGGCCGGTGGGCCGCATCTGGCGCTGCCAGCGGTCGAAACAGCCGGTCTCCTGTGCGGCACGCACGCGCGTGGCGATCGACGCGCGCGGATCCTCGGCCCACAGACGCCAGGGCCTCGGCTCGAAGGCGTCGCGTACGGCGGCGGCCAGCTCGGCCTCGCCCTCGGGGTCGGTGGCGAAGCGGGCCAGGACGGGCGCGGCGAGGGCGCGCAGGCCCGCGTCGTCGTCCCTGAGGGCCAGCTCGTCCAGGGCCCAGGCCCAGCTGGAGCCGTGGGCGGCGTACCTGCGGAGCAGGTCGAGCGCGTCCTGCCTGCCGTAGGAGGCGAGGTGCCCGAGCACGGCCAGCGCGAGGCCGGTGCGGGACTCGTCGGTGTCGAGGACGTCCTCGGGGTCGAAGAGGTGCGCCTCGATCGCGTCCAGCCCGCCGTTCAGGTCGAGGTAGAGCCGGGCGTAGTAGAGGGAGCGGTTCTCCACCTGCCAGTCGTGGCGGGGATCGCGCAGCACACAGTGGTTCAGGGCCGCGAGCGCTTCGGCGCGCGGGGCGGTGAGCGCGTGCAGCGTGCCGTCGCCGCGGCCCCGCTGGAGCAGGCCGAGCAGCGTACCGCTGGGCGCTATGACCGGATCGAACATGGGAAACAGCCTCACATCAAGCGTCGACGCAACCGGAGAACACGCACTACCTGGCCGCGTGACACAACGTCGGAGCGCCCGCCGTCTCTTGCTTGCTGTAGACCATCTCTCTGCCTCTCGTCTGTGGCCCATGCGGACCGCATCACGGCCCGCGCGGTGCGGCAACACCTGCCCAGCCATCGCGTCCGTGAATCACGTCGTCATGATGACCCGCGGTGTGTGCTGCCGCGACCGTATTTCCGGCGGCCCTTTACCGCCTCCCCCGTTTTCCGTGTCGTACCTGCTCAGGACATGCGCGTCAGTGCGCGCCGAACAGCTCCAGGAGTTCCGTCTTGCCGAACATCCGGGCGGTGTCGACTGCCGACGGCGTCCCCGCCGCGGGGTCGGCGCCCCCCTCCAGGAGTGCCTTGATCACTTCCGTCTCGCCCTTGAAGACCGCACCCGCGAGCGGGGTCTGGCCTCGGTCGTTGATCTGGTCCGCCGCGGCGCCCCGGGCGAGCAGGG
The genomic region above belongs to Streptomyces sp. CG1 and contains:
- a CDS encoding glycosyltransferase, which codes for MTGQSLRIVRLANFVAPASGGLRTALRELGKGFQAAGHEAVLIVPGERHTDRDTEQGRVITLPGPLLPGTGGYRVLTDKRRVAALLEELAPDRLEVSDRTTLRWTGRWARRARVPAVMVSHETADGVLRTWGLSENLSRRAADALNTRTAHVYSRVVCTTEFAEREFVRIGARNVVRAPLGVDLMERHPTLHDPGLRTLHARGGEALLVMCSRLSVEKRPGTALDALEALLRRGRRAVLVVAGDGPLKARLEQRARELGLPVTFLGHVADRAALGALQASADVALAPGPAETFGLAALEAMACGTPVVASASSALPEVIGSAGATAADRGEAFADAVEMLLDRGEPERREAARARAECFGWGTAVESFLAAHDAEVLRPTGVRRSVTEGVA
- a CDS encoding ankyrin repeat domain-containing protein, translating into MSEAPDPEVVELATKIFDLARQGQTEALVAYVDAGVPASLTNDRGDSLVMLAAYHGHAEAVRALLARGAAADQINDRGQTPLAGAVFKGETEVIKALLEGGADPAAGTPSAVDTARMFGKTELLELFGAH
- a CDS encoding GntR family transcriptional regulator, with protein sequence MAEQLTALADDRALLGRTSTAERVSDILRTRIADGYFPPGTRLSEDGIGGALGVSRNTLREAFRLLTHERLLVHELNRGVFVRVLTVEDVEDIYRMRSLIECAVVRGLGEPPYGLEGVAAAVAEGESAAAGNDWKVLGTANIHFHRELVALAGSERTDELMRSVFAELRLAFHVVDDPRRLHEPYLARNREILRALQAGDKREAEQLLETYLRDSLERVVEVYRRRVAP
- a CDS encoding glycosyltransferase family 4 protein produces the protein MRVVIVTESFPPDVNGVAHCALQTARHLVDRGHHPLVVAPAPAPGSGPDTDAPCPVVRIPSLPLPGYPQVRVALPSRRLAAALVEHRADVVHLASPFVLGVRGMAAAAKLGIPAVAVYQTDLAGYARTYMGAGEAAAWRRIRSVHSAADRTLAPSSAALGDLEAHGVPRVRLWPRGVDTVRFRPDLRDEALRRELAPDGEVIVGYVGRLAPEKHVELLAGACGLPGVKVVIVGDGPSHAHLTEALPGAVFLGRRTGGDLARIFASLDVFAHTGPFETFCQTVQEAMASGVPVVAPAAGGPLDLVAHGRTGLLVPPRDITAVTEAVRELAADPARRAAFGTAARTMVEGRTWAAVGDQLIAHYGDVLAARRTAVAA
- a CDS encoding HEAT repeat domain-containing protein, producing MFDPVIAPSGTLLGLLQRGRGDGTLHALTAPRAEALAALNHCVLRDPRHDWQVENRSLYYARLYLDLNGGLDAIEAHLFDPEDVLDTDESRTGLALAVLGHLASYGRQDALDLLRRYAAHGSSWAWALDELALRDDDAGLRALAAPVLARFATDPEGEAELAAAVRDAFEPRPWRLWAEDPRASIATRVRAAQETGCFDRWQRQMRPTGPRPGWSVRAVFEWAQQGIERGAALHVPAARCLVAVAGPEDRPEIVQAARTGIDGARCTALRYLADSNDPEALDLIEAAVIDGTIVVVEAAVDAFERMRSIAAVDRARRWAQRPDVLGAAAGRMLACRGGVQDRDLVLGALREAVRGEGPDAPTLWTLVDGTGRLGIACAAPVLRHIYRETASSHLRGRAARALAATDPSFATGFAVECLWDCEETTRELAARHAETGDTRVVERLRRLAADPAEEAEVQTAVRSRFGPDAALG